One window of the Clostridium sp. MB40-C1 genome contains the following:
- a CDS encoding DUF4883 family protein, producing the protein MKKGSLIVLILTLLLSIFISFKMYLGREKPSNYFYTNLLAKNITLCDKYEIKVLDTNFYKTETLSGEDIQIIRYFLKQLRKPNFIQKPASLNKKPEYKIFFTFKDTNEKYIINVYDNEFISVYPWDGDFYMDYINMKDIPIRYNIYSLCKDSFVKQPSL; encoded by the coding sequence TTGAAAAAAGGTAGCCTTATAGTGCTAATATTAACCCTTTTATTATCAATCTTTATAAGCTTTAAAATGTATCTAGGTAGAGAGAAACCATCAAACTATTTCTATACAAATTTACTAGCAAAAAATATTACATTATGTGATAAATACGAAATCAAAGTTCTTGATACCAACTTTTATAAAACTGAAACACTGTCTGGAGAAGACATACAAATAATTAGATATTTTTTAAAACAACTTAGAAAGCCTAACTTTATTCAAAAACCTGCATCTTTAAATAAAAAACCTGAATATAAAATATTTTTCACATTTAAAGATACAAATGAAAAGTACATAATAAATGTATATGATAATGAATTTATATCTGTGTATCCTTGGGACGGTGATTTCTATATGGATTACATAAATATGAAGGACATTCCCATAAGATATAATATATATTCTCTATGTAAAGATTCTTTTGTTAAACAACCAAGTCTTTAA
- the brnQ gene encoding branched-chain amino acid transport system II carrier protein, whose product MNKKFKDFAIIGFALFAMFFGAGNLIFPPSLGKSVGSSYLLSAIGFIITGVGLPLLGIIACVKSGGSFEKMASKVNKPFAIIATTALILSIGPMLAIPRTAATTFELSIQPFFPSLSPFVAVLVYFLINLCFVLKPNSLIDNIGKFLTPILLLMLSLIIIKGFISPIGPIVSTGYKNVFSSSLLMGYQTMDAMASVIFASIIISSVKGKGYTSSKEVSSATIKSSFIAVIGLSFIYGGLLYLGSQTATLYGDNIPKTKLVMEISQRALGNFGAIALSISVGVACLTTSIGLIATASQFFTSLFKNKISYQLNAIIITVVSMIIALRGVDKIVALADPILQILYPIVIVLIISNLLTDFIKNNKIIEITVYVTLLISIISTISNMGIKISLFENLLKFVPLSSLGFAWVIPSLVAFVISFFVLNNKKNSINSEVGKVS is encoded by the coding sequence ATGAATAAAAAATTTAAAGATTTTGCAATAATAGGATTTGCATTATTTGCAATGTTCTTTGGTGCTGGTAACTTGATTTTCCCACCATCACTAGGGAAATCTGTTGGTTCATCATATTTATTATCTGCAATAGGTTTTATAATAACAGGAGTTGGACTGCCTTTACTCGGTATAATTGCTTGTGTTAAAAGTGGGGGAAGCTTTGAAAAAATGGCTTCCAAAGTAAACAAGCCTTTCGCTATAATTGCCACAACTGCTTTAATTTTATCAATCGGCCCTATGTTGGCTATACCAAGAACAGCAGCTACAACTTTCGAGCTTAGTATTCAACCTTTTTTCCCTAGCCTAAGTCCTTTTGTAGCTGTGCTAGTATATTTTTTAATAAATCTGTGCTTTGTACTAAAACCAAATTCATTAATTGACAACATAGGTAAGTTTTTAACTCCTATCCTTTTACTTATGTTATCTTTAATAATTATAAAAGGATTTATTTCTCCTATAGGTCCTATTGTAAGTACTGGTTATAAAAATGTTTTTTCTAGTTCATTATTAATGGGGTATCAAACAATGGATGCTATGGCATCTGTAATTTTCGCTTCAATAATAATTTCTTCTGTTAAGGGAAAGGGGTATACCTCATCTAAAGAAGTTTCCTCTGCAACTATAAAATCAAGTTTTATTGCAGTTATAGGACTTAGTTTTATTTATGGCGGTCTTTTATATTTAGGATCTCAAACTGCAACTTTATATGGTGATAATATTCCTAAGACAAAATTAGTTATGGAAATATCCCAAAGGGCTCTTGGAAATTTTGGTGCAATAGCTTTAAGTATTTCTGTTGGAGTGGCATGTTTAACTACTTCAATTGGATTAATTGCTACTGCTTCTCAATTTTTTACAAGCCTTTTTAAAAATAAAATCTCGTATCAACTTAATGCAATTATAATAACTGTAGTAAGTATGATCATTGCATTAAGAGGTGTAGATAAAATAGTAGCTTTAGCAGACCCAATATTACAAATACTATATCCAATAGTGATTGTTTTAATTATTTCGAACTTACTTACTGATTTTATTAAAAACAATAAGATTATAGAAATAACAGTATATGTTACTTTATTAATTTCTATTATAAGTACAATAAGTAATATGGGAATTAAGATATCTTTATTTGAAAACTTACTAAAATTTGTACCTTTATCTTCTCTTGGATTTGCTTGGGTAATCCCTTCACTAGTTGCTTTTGTTATTTCTTTCTTTGTTTTAAATAACAAGAAAAACTCTATAAATTCAGAGGTAGGAAAAGTATCATAG
- a CDS encoding DNA polymerase IV, whose protein sequence is MMKNDTNRIIFHIDTNSAFLSWEAVHRLKTGDKLDLRSIPSVVGGDRKKRRGVVLAKSVPAAKYNIKTGEPIAAAIKKCPNVKIVPPNFDIYIEYSKKMFNILKQYSSKVERYSIDEGFIDYSHIKYSFNNHIEAAHSIKDSIKRELGFTVNIGIGSNKLLAKMASDFEKPDKIHTLFDYEIKEKMWTMPIEKLFMVGKATASKLRELNISTIGELALYDLEILQYKFKKYGILIWNYANGIDESIVGEKIEAKMKGIGNSTTISYDVKDKDKAYEILSYLVEKVTYRLTNSKNACASISVTIKNSSFETYSHQRKLDQYVNSKEEIFKIAKELFDEVWRKDPIRLLGVRVSSLSPQDSFQISFFDLMSSNSNTPPSAFDFKS, encoded by the coding sequence ATGATGAAAAATGACACTAATAGAATTATTTTTCATATAGATACAAATTCAGCTTTTTTATCTTGGGAAGCTGTACATAGATTGAAAACGGGGGACAAATTAGATTTAAGGAGTATTCCTTCTGTAGTTGGAGGAGATAGGAAAAAAAGAAGAGGTGTTGTTTTAGCTAAATCAGTACCAGCAGCAAAATACAATATAAAAACAGGAGAACCTATAGCAGCAGCTATTAAAAAATGTCCAAATGTAAAGATTGTACCACCTAACTTTGATATTTATATAGAATATAGCAAAAAAATGTTCAACATATTGAAACAATATTCTTCTAAGGTGGAGAGATATTCAATAGATGAGGGTTTTATTGATTATAGCCATATTAAATATTCTTTTAATAATCATATTGAGGCAGCCCATAGTATAAAAGATTCAATAAAGAGGGAATTAGGTTTTACAGTTAACATTGGTATAGGAAGCAATAAGTTATTAGCTAAGATGGCTTCAGACTTTGAAAAACCAGATAAGATTCATACTTTGTTTGATTATGAAATAAAGGAAAAGATGTGGACTATGCCTATAGAAAAGTTATTTATGGTTGGTAAGGCAACAGCTAGTAAGCTTAGAGAATTAAATATAAGTACTATTGGAGAATTGGCTTTATATGATTTGGAAATACTACAATATAAATTTAAAAAGTACGGAATACTTATTTGGAACTATGCTAATGGTATAGATGAATCAATAGTAGGAGAAAAAATAGAGGCGAAAATGAAAGGTATAGGAAATTCAACTACTATTTCTTATGATGTTAAGGATAAAGATAAAGCCTATGAAATTTTATCATATTTAGTAGAAAAAGTCACATATAGGTTAACAAATTCTAAAAATGCATGTGCTTCTATTAGTGTTACTATTAAGAATAGTTCCTTTGAAACATATTCACATCAAAGAAAATTAGATCAATATGTTAATTCTAAAGAAGAGATTTTTAAAATTGCAAAAGAACTGTTTGATGAAGTTTGGAGAAAAGATCCAATAAGACTTTTAGGGGTAAGGGTATCTAGTTTATCACCACAGGATTCTTTTCAAATTTCATTTTTTGATCTGATGTCTAGCAATTCTAATACGCCGCCTAGCGCCTTTGATTTCAAAAGTTAA
- a CDS encoding ferritin-like domain-containing protein, translating to MNISLTQKERMLLEDQKSHEQLCIEKYTEYANQATDPQLKQIFTNNLNQENEHLNSINQLLSGQIPDMNAQGTNQQANQAMPTNATNVGAGLNVAADSKLCEDILMTEKYVSSGYDTTIFEFRDTNARDLLNHIQKEEQKHGEAVYKYMESKGMYNPK from the coding sequence ATGAATATAAGCTTAACACAAAAAGAAAGAATGCTTTTAGAGGATCAAAAGAGTCATGAACAATTGTGTATTGAAAAGTACACAGAATATGCAAATCAGGCCACAGATCCTCAGCTTAAACAGATATTTACAAATAATTTAAATCAAGAAAATGAGCATCTAAATAGTATCAACCAATTATTAAGTGGTCAAATTCCAGATATGAATGCACAAGGAACAAATCAACAAGCTAACCAAGCTATGCCTACAAATGCAACTAATGTGGGAGCTGGATTAAATGTTGCAGCTGATTCTAAATTATGTGAAGATATATTAATGACTGAAAAATATGTTTCTTCAGGATATGATACAACTATTTTTGAATTTAGAGATACTAATGCTAGAGATTTACTAAATCATATACAAAAAGAAGAACAAAAACATGGGGAAGCTGTATATAAGTATATGGAAAGTAAAGGAATGTATAATCCTAAATAA
- a CDS encoding membrane protein insertase YidC, translated as MNIIFTIFNNIFNGLYSITGDYGISIILLTLVVRSLFLPMSIKQKKTMEKHQETSKKVEMIKQKYKNNKSKLDEELQKIYLSNSVNMLGCLPMLMQVPIMYSLYKVFSSMVLEVGTKLVPWISTLSVADPYFILPMITVIVQLLPNILSTIGIIKNTSVGKLTPMNAVMIGGFSILFLVKAPAAIALYMIATSLYSAAEQIIYSIYSNKKCIA; from the coding sequence ATGAACATTATTTTCACAATATTTAATAACATATTTAATGGATTATATAGTATAACTGGAGACTACGGGATTTCTATAATTCTTTTGACTTTAGTGGTAAGAAGTTTATTTTTACCAATGTCTATAAAACAAAAAAAGACTATGGAAAAACATCAAGAAACCTCAAAGAAGGTAGAAATGATAAAACAAAAATATAAAAATAATAAAAGTAAATTAGATGAGGAACTTCAAAAAATTTATTTAAGTAATTCAGTAAACATGTTAGGATGTCTTCCAATGCTCATGCAGGTACCAATAATGTATTCATTATACAAAGTATTTTCATCTATGGTATTAGAAGTAGGAACAAAGTTAGTTCCTTGGATTTCCACTTTAAGTGTTGCAGACCCATATTTTATACTTCCTATGATTACTGTGATAGTTCAATTGTTACCTAATATATTGAGTACTATTGGAATTATTAAGAACACATCAGTGGGTAAACTTACTCCTATGAATGCTGTAATGATAGGGGGATTTAGTATTTTGTTTTTAGTAAAAGCTCCAGCAGCTATAGCATTATATATGATAGCTACTAGTCTTTATTCTGCTGCAGAGCAAATAATATATTCAATATACTCAAATAAAAAATGTATAGCTTAA
- a CDS encoding YhgE/Pip domain-containing protein, translating into MKNALKVYKRDIKKVVTNWVALVIITGLMILPSLYAWFNIEASWDPYSNTNGIAVAVVNKDNGANFKDIRVDAGKDIVKQLESNDAIGWKFVDEKEAKAGVETGKYYASVLIPEDFSEKLLTIVKDKQEKPSLIYSVNEKVNAIAPKITSKGVTTVQSEVSKTFVKMVNGKVLEIVNKLGIELDESKPKLKELISMILYVDDRMPEINKGIDALEKGTITLEEFLENVKKDIPLLQDTILKAKGIANTSVVFLNKAKDGLQKTAPYIKEDLILARDLTSGAESLTREGIDVISQSAPKAREFFVRAREKYINAVDNINSVLDLLNYLDRDNSNGTLNRVKENLASIKNNLNGKIDTLNNVIASIDNGQQPSIDLLNKLGDRSQNASSSLEKIIGRFDSDTVPAINDSIGQLTSVADNTIAILNNANSSLPQLTGLLDKGVSGTKKANELIKVLKEKLPPIEKSIHEVAGKLRKLDADSQLNEIISLMKNDAISESNFISNPIDIKENKIFPIPNYGSGMSPFFTTLSLWVGALLLVSLLSTHVGEMEGVKLSTSDVFFGRYLTFVTIAICQALIVSIGDMFLLKTYVVNKVAFVLMSVFISIVFSMIVYSLVSIFGNVGKAMGVVLLVLQISASGGTFPIQVTPSFFQMLNPFLPFTYAIGGMRETVGGIIKNVLVKDVATLSIYFIVPLILSVQLKGKLQNMNEKLVSKLKECGLVGH; encoded by the coding sequence ATGAAAAATGCATTGAAAGTTTACAAAAGAGATATAAAAAAGGTAGTTACAAATTGGGTTGCTTTAGTAATAATTACAGGACTCATGATTTTACCATCACTGTATGCTTGGTTCAATATAGAGGCTTCTTGGGATCCTTATTCTAACACTAATGGTATAGCTGTTGCTGTAGTTAATAAGGATAATGGTGCTAATTTTAAAGATATTAGAGTAGATGCAGGAAAAGATATAGTAAAACAACTTGAAAGTAATGATGCAATAGGATGGAAATTTGTTGATGAAAAAGAAGCCAAGGCTGGTGTTGAAACTGGGAAATACTATGCAAGTGTGCTTATACCAGAGGATTTTTCAGAGAAACTTTTAACGATAGTAAAAGATAAACAGGAAAAGCCTAGTTTGATTTACTCTGTAAATGAAAAAGTTAATGCTATAGCACCTAAAATTACTAGTAAAGGAGTAACTACTGTACAAAGCGAAGTATCAAAAACTTTTGTTAAAATGGTAAATGGAAAGGTTCTAGAAATTGTTAATAAATTAGGGATAGAGCTTGATGAAAGTAAGCCTAAACTTAAAGAATTAATTAGCATGATATTATATGTAGATGATAGGATGCCCGAAATAAACAAAGGAATAGATGCCCTAGAAAAAGGTACTATTACTTTGGAAGAATTTTTAGAAAATGTAAAAAAAGATATTCCATTACTTCAAGACACTATCCTTAAGGCAAAGGGTATAGCAAATACTAGTGTAGTATTTTTGAATAAAGCAAAAGATGGATTACAGAAAACAGCTCCTTATATAAAAGAAGATTTAATACTTGCTAGAGATTTAACTAGTGGTGCAGAGTCACTAACAAGAGAAGGGATAGATGTTATATCTCAAAGTGCACCTAAAGCTAGAGAGTTTTTTGTAAGAGCAAGAGAAAAGTATATTAATGCTGTTGATAATATAAATAGTGTGTTGGATTTATTAAATTATTTAGATAGAGATAATAGCAATGGAACTTTAAATAGGGTTAAAGAAAATCTTGCTTCTATAAAAAATAATTTAAATGGTAAGATAGATACATTAAACAACGTAATAGCTTCTATAGATAACGGACAACAACCATCTATAGATTTGTTAAATAAGCTTGGAGATAGGTCTCAAAATGCTTCATCATCTTTAGAAAAAATTATAGGAAGATTTGATTCAGATACAGTACCTGCTATAAATGATAGCATTGGACAATTGACAAGTGTAGCTGACAATACTATAGCAATATTAAACAATGCTAATTCAAGTTTGCCACAATTAACAGGGTTATTAGATAAAGGTGTTAGTGGTACAAAAAAAGCTAATGAACTTATAAAAGTACTTAAAGAAAAACTTCCACCAATAGAAAAATCAATTCATGAGGTGGCAGGTAAACTTAGAAAATTAGATGCAGATTCGCAGTTAAATGAAATTATATCATTAATGAAAAATGATGCAATAAGCGAGAGTAACTTTATATCTAACCCTATAGATATAAAAGAGAATAAAATATTTCCGATTCCAAACTATGGATCAGGTATGTCGCCTTTCTTTACAACATTATCTTTATGGGTGGGAGCATTACTTTTAGTTTCCCTTCTTTCAACTCATGTAGGAGAAATGGAAGGCGTAAAGTTAAGTACCTCAGATGTATTTTTTGGAAGATATCTAACATTTGTGACTATAGCTATATGTCAGGCGTTAATTGTTAGTATAGGGGATATGTTTTTATTGAAAACCTATGTTGTAAATAAAGTAGCATTTGTGTTAATGTCTGTATTTATAAGTATAGTATTTTCTATGATAGTATATTCTTTAGTTTCTATTTTTGGAAATGTAGGTAAAGCAATGGGAGTAGTTCTTTTAGTACTTCAAATATCTGCATCTGGAGGTACTTTCCCAATACAAGTAACTCCATCATTTTTCCAAATGTTAAATCCTTTTTTACCATTTACTTATGCTATAGGAGGAATGAGGGAAACTGTGGGAGGAATTATAAAAAATGTACTTGTTAAAGATGTAGCTACTTTAAGTATATATTTTATTGTGCCTTTAATATTAAGTGTTCAATTAAAAGGTAAATTACAAAATATGAATGAAAAGCTAGTAAGCAAATTAAAGGAATGTGGATTAGTAGGACATTAA
- a CDS encoding helix-turn-helix transcriptional regulator: MKLNYEENAKIIKALSDGSRLKIIDILSCGEKCACDILEYFDFTQPTLSHHMKVLIDYGLVECRKEGLWSYYSLNSSNCNKLVLFLMNLVTDTDECICKNNPNSKCECK, encoded by the coding sequence ATGAAATTAAATTATGAGGAAAATGCTAAAATAATTAAAGCACTATCAGATGGAAGTAGGTTAAAAATAATTGATATATTGTCTTGTGGAGAAAAATGTGCATGTGATATATTAGAGTATTTTGATTTTACACAGCCAACACTTTCACACCACATGAAGGTGTTAATAGACTATGGACTTGTAGAATGTAGAAAAGAAGGATTATGGAGTTATTATTCACTTAACAGTTCTAATTGTAACAAACTTGTTTTATTTCTTATGAATCTTGTAACAGATACAGATGAATGTATATGCAAAAATAATCCTAACTCTAAATGTGAATGTAAATAA
- the arsD gene encoding arsenite efflux transporter metallochaperone ArsD, which translates to MKKMIIFDPAMCCSTGVCGPSINTELLRVATIINNLKNKGILVERYNLNNNPEKFVHNKKINKLLNKEGVDILPVTIVDDVVVKTKAYPTNKEFCKLLSIPEDYLKATIKKPSTGCGCKGGCC; encoded by the coding sequence ATGAAAAAAATGATTATTTTTGATCCAGCTATGTGTTGTTCAACAGGTGTTTGTGGACCATCCATAAATACCGAACTATTAAGAGTTGCTACCATAATAAACAACTTGAAGAATAAGGGAATATTAGTTGAAAGATATAATCTAAATAATAATCCAGAAAAATTTGTTCATAACAAGAAAATAAATAAACTGTTAAATAAAGAGGGAGTAGATATACTTCCGGTTACAATAGTTGATGATGTTGTTGTAAAAACAAAGGCTTATCCAACTAACAAAGAATTTTGCAAACTATTGAGTATACCAGAAGACTATCTAAAAGCAACTATAAAAAAACCATCTACAGGGTGTGGATGTAAAGGTGGATGTTGTTAA
- the arsA gene encoding arsenical pump-driving ATPase: MFKKFNVEDINLTKYLFFTGKGGVGKTSTACAVAVTLADKGKKIMLISTDPASNLQDVFNTELNNKGVAIKEVPKLVVANFEPEEAAAEYRESVIAPYRGKLPEAVLRNMEEQLSGSCTVEIAAFNEFSNFITDENAAEEYDHIIFDTAPTGHTLRMLQLPSAWSNFISENTHGASCLGQLSGLESKKEIYKKAVSTLADKEKTTLILVSRPEPSPLKEAERASKELQDIGVNNQVLVINGVLQGHDDYLSNAIYNKQQEALKDIPESLKLIETFEIPLRSYNVTGLENVREFLKGNNVKYSRATLNTNDMPRLKSVVEDLYNNDKKVIFTMGKGGVGKTTIAAAIAIGLAKKGKKVHLTTTDPAAHLKFVLDEGYGITLSHIDEKKELEKYKEEVLSKARETMSEDDIAYVEEDLRSPCTQEIAVFRAFSEVVERSENEVVVIDTAPTGHTLLLLDSTQSYNKEIQRSQGDIPESVKKLLPKLRNEEETEVIIVTLAETTPVYEALRLQKDLNRAGIYSKWWVINSSFYATNTTNDILKVKASNEVQWINKVNEISKGNFVVIEWMSEEVKGEKLNDLIN; this comes from the coding sequence ATGTTTAAAAAATTTAATGTTGAAGATATAAATTTAACAAAATATTTGTTTTTTACTGGAAAAGGTGGAGTTGGTAAAACTTCTACAGCTTGTGCTGTAGCAGTAACTTTAGCAGATAAGGGTAAAAAGATTATGCTTATTAGTACAGATCCAGCTTCAAATCTCCAAGATGTTTTTAATACAGAATTAAATAATAAAGGAGTAGCGATAAAAGAAGTTCCAAAATTAGTAGTGGCAAACTTTGAACCAGAGGAAGCAGCTGCTGAATATAGGGAAAGTGTAATAGCTCCTTATCGTGGAAAATTGCCAGAAGCAGTTTTGAGAAATATGGAGGAACAGCTTTCAGGTTCATGCACTGTGGAAATTGCTGCATTTAATGAATTTTCAAATTTTATAACTGATGAAAATGCAGCAGAGGAATATGATCATATTATATTTGATACAGCACCAACAGGGCATACGCTACGAATGTTACAGCTACCTTCAGCATGGAGTAATTTTATTAGTGAAAATACACATGGGGCATCATGTTTAGGTCAGCTTTCAGGACTTGAAAGTAAAAAAGAAATTTATAAAAAAGCAGTTAGTACTTTGGCAGATAAAGAGAAAACTACACTTATACTTGTGTCTCGTCCTGAACCATCACCTTTAAAAGAAGCTGAAAGGGCATCTAAGGAGCTTCAGGATATAGGAGTAAACAATCAAGTCTTAGTTATTAATGGTGTGCTTCAAGGACATGATGACTATCTTTCAAATGCTATTTATAACAAACAGCAAGAAGCATTAAAAGATATACCAGAATCACTTAAACTTATTGAAACTTTTGAGATTCCACTAAGATCTTATAATGTAACAGGGTTAGAAAATGTAAGAGAGTTCTTAAAGGGAAACAATGTTAAATATAGTAGAGCAACATTAAATACTAACGATATGCCTAGACTAAAGAGTGTAGTAGAAGATTTATACAATAATGATAAAAAAGTAATATTTACAATGGGTAAAGGTGGTGTAGGCAAAACTACAATAGCTGCTGCGATTGCTATAGGGTTAGCTAAAAAAGGTAAAAAGGTACACTTAACAACTACTGATCCAGCGGCTCATTTAAAGTTTGTGTTAGATGAAGGCTATGGAATTACATTAAGTCATATTGATGAAAAAAAGGAACTAGAAAAATATAAAGAAGAAGTATTAAGTAAAGCAAGGGAAACTATGAGTGAAGATGATATTGCTTATGTTGAAGAAGATTTAAGATCACCTTGTACTCAGGAGATTGCTGTATTCAGAGCCTTTTCAGAGGTAGTTGAAAGGTCAGAAAATGAAGTTGTAGTTATTGATACAGCACCAACAGGGCATACATTGTTATTGTTAGATTCTACTCAAAGTTACAATAAAGAAATTCAACGCTCACAAGGAGATATACCAGAATCAGTTAAAAAGCTTTTGCCTAAGCTTAGAAATGAAGAGGAAACAGAAGTTATTATTGTAACATTAGCTGAAACTACTCCAGTTTATGAAGCTCTCAGATTACAAAAAGATTTAAATAGAGCTGGCATCTACAGCAAGTGGTGGGTTATTAATTCAAGTTTTTACGCAACAAATACAACAAACGATATTTTAAAAGTAAAAGCAAGTAATGAAGTTCAGTGGATTAATAAAGTTAATGAAATATCCAAAGGTAATTTCGTAGTTATAGAGTGGATGAGTGAAGAAGTTAAGGGAGAAAAACTTAACGACTTAATAAACTAG
- the arsB gene encoding ACR3 family arsenite efflux transporter yields MSSENKKEKKGLGVFERYLTIWVALCIVVGILIGQFIPTIPETLNKFEYYNVSIPVAILIWLMIYPMMLKIDFNSIVGVTKKPKGLIVTCVTNWLIKPFTMYLIAAFFLKVVFKTFIPANLATEYLAGAVLLGAAPCTAMVFVWSYLTKGDPAYTLVQVAVNDLIILIAFTPIVAFLLGVSEVTVPYGTLILSTILFVVIPLTAGYLTRKSVIKNKGTEYFNDVFLKKFDNVTIVGLLLTLVIIFSFQGEIILNNPLHILLIAIPLTIQTFLIFSIAYGWAKLWKLPHNVAAPAGMIGASNFFELAVAVAISLFGLKSGAALATVVGVLTEVPIMLTLVRIANNTRGWFLSEK; encoded by the coding sequence ATGTCATCAGAAAATAAAAAAGAAAAGAAAGGTCTTGGAGTATTTGAGAGATATCTTACTATATGGGTAGCACTTTGTATTGTAGTAGGAATACTTATAGGTCAATTTATTCCTACTATACCTGAAACTTTAAATAAATTTGAATATTATAATGTATCTATACCAGTTGCTATTTTAATTTGGCTTATGATTTACCCAATGATGCTAAAAATTGATTTTAACAGTATAGTAGGTGTAACTAAAAAACCTAAAGGATTAATAGTTACATGTGTTACTAATTGGCTTATAAAACCATTTACAATGTATCTTATAGCAGCATTTTTCTTAAAGGTTGTGTTTAAAACATTTATTCCGGCAAATCTTGCAACAGAGTATTTAGCAGGAGCAGTATTATTAGGAGCAGCACCATGTACAGCAATGGTGTTTGTATGGAGCTACCTTACTAAAGGAGATCCAGCATATACATTAGTTCAAGTAGCTGTAAATGACTTAATTATACTAATAGCTTTTACACCTATTGTAGCATTTTTATTAGGGGTAAGTGAGGTTACAGTTCCTTATGGCACATTAATATTATCAACTATATTATTTGTAGTTATACCGCTTACAGCAGGGTATTTAACAAGAAAATCTGTTATAAAAAATAAAGGAACAGAGTATTTTAATGACGTGTTTTTAAAGAAATTTGATAATGTAACTATTGTGGGATTGCTTTTAACTTTAGTTATTATATTCTCATTCCAAGGAGAGATTATATTAAATAATCCACTTCATATTCTATTGATTGCAATACCTCTTACAATTCAAACATTTTTAATATTTAGTATTGCTTATGGATGGGCAAAGCTATGGAAATTACCTCACAATGTTGCTGCACCAGCAGGAATGATAGGAGCAAGTAATTTCTTTGAATTAGCAGTTGCGGTTGCAATATCCTTATTTGGATTAAAGTCAGGAGCAGCCCTTGCTACAGTAGTAGGTGTTTTAACAGAAGTACCTATAATGCTTACTCTTGTTAGAATTGCAAATAATACAAGAGGATGGTTTTTAAGTGAAAAGTGA